gagaatTACGAAGAGGACGGTGACGAAGAGGACAACAAGGAGGAGGATGCCGTAGAGGATGCAGAGAATCTCGTGGAGGTTGGTGCGGCTGgcgtgaggaagaagatgaagaagaaggcgGTCTCGGGCtcacgaggccccaagtggaaGGTTCTGGAAGATCAATGCCTCTGCGAGACGTGGTCGACGGTGAGCCATAACTCGGTCATCGGCACCAACAAAAAATATGGGAAGTACTGGGCGAGGATCAAAGcagagttcgatgagcgcaagttCATCGACAAGGATTACCGCACGAttccaatgaagaggagccaaaaggaaATGTTACCGCGCTGGGCCATCATCCAGATGTCGGTGAACATGTTCCATGGATACCATACGGAGCTCGAGAACAGAGGTGACAGCGGCACAAACGCTGGCAATACGGTATGCCTCTTTCTACCACAAGTACATCGTCTCGTTTAATCATGATCTAATAGTCCATTGCGCTTCCTTTGATTAGTTCGACCGTGCCATGGCTATTTACCGAAAGAAGTCGGAAGGGTATACGCTCTTTCGTGTTGCTGCATTGCTATAGTAAGCTCAAAAGGAGTGAGAAGTGGTAGTTGATGTGTATTTCCTTGTCGAAGGGGAAAGATGCCTCCATTGATTTGGATGTGCCGCTCGCAACATCGGTAGGGCATCCTATCGGCAACAAAGgttgccaaggccgccttggcggAGGCAGCGGCGACTAAGAAGACGCAAGCGTCGACCACTCAGTGCCACGCCGAGGTCTCCTCGGCCCTGATCTTCCGCGACAAAATAACCGACGAAAGGTGGGCGACGTTGCTCCAGAGGCAAGAAGAGaagatggagctgaagaaacaccaGGAAGACTTCTCCCTGTTGACCGCGTCGACAAATGGAATATCTCCCCGGACGTTGCCGACGCACAACTTCTACAAAGGCATGATCCTCGGCGACATcaaagccaaaatggcggcggccgagGCAGCAACACCAACCCCACCCCGGAGGCAGAGCCGGCACCAGCAGGCGCGTCGGCGACATCGTTTGCTAGTACACCTGCGTCGGAGGCATCAACATCGGCATAGGGCAGGCAGACCGTGCAGAGCACGAGTCGTGCTCGACGGGCCTACGGCGCATGGTGGTCTGTAATATTATCGCGCGTCTAGTAGTTTAAGCGCGGCTACTTTGATCGCGGCGACTTCGGCAAGAACGATCTCCTTTGAATGTAAACTATTTGAATTTATATTTGGGGGTGGTTTTGTGGGACTCCAAATGTAGCACGAAGAAAAAACGTCCCCAAACGGTCGATCTGGCGTCGTCTAGGGAACGATTTGGGGAAATcggatggagatgctcttacttcaTCTACTGGGCATGTGTGTGCCGCTATATAAGGTAGCACCCATGTCTATGGTTCGTGTAGTTCAAGCCCTACTTTAAACACCAAGCCAGGACCAATGGAAGATAATGAGAGCTCGCCAAAATATGAGCTTACGCCATTAGATCACGAAGCACATCCTAAGGGAGACACTAAGCGAGGAGGGTGGATCACTCTTCCCTTCATAGCTGGTTACATGATCTCTGATCTCTCAATTAATTCTCCTCCTGAAGAAACAAAAAACATGTGCAAATGCGTGTCTTGTGTGAGCATGCAGGGAGCATGCTTGCGATGGGGCTGGCCATCAACGGGACGACCACAAACCTGCAAATTTACCTGATTAAGGAGTACAGCATGGAGAGCATCGACGCGACCCAAATCGCTTACATCGTCCGCGGCTCGCTCTACCTCGTGCCCCTCGGCGGAGCCATTCTCTCCGACGCCTACTTCGGCAGCTTCCCCGTCATCCTCGCCGGCGCAGCCATCAACGTTCTGGCCTTCGTGTTGCTGACGCTCTCCGCGGCGCTGCCGTCCCTGCGGCCGCCGCACTGTCCGACAGCGTCCGCGGCGTGCCAGAAGGGGACGCCCGGGCAGCTCGCCGTGATGTACGGTGCCATGTTCCTTCTCGCAATTGGCACCGGCGGGACGCGTTTCAACATGGCGACAATGGGCGCGGACCAGTTCAGCAGCTCGCGCGATCAGGACACCTTCTTTAACTGGTACTTCGTCTTCCTCTACGGTTCCTTCCTGGTTGGCGACACGGCTATCGTCTATCTCCAGGACGGCGTATCCTGGGCCCTGGGATTTGGTGTCTGCCTCGCCGCCATGGCATTCAGCTTGCTGATGCTCCTCATGGGCACGCGGTTCTACCGGATGCCTGCGCCAAAGGGCAGCCCATACTCGGAGCTCGCCTGCGTCGTCGTAGCCGCGGTGCGCAAGGGTCGCGTCGACGTGGGCGCGCGGTACTACGTCGGAAACGATGCCGCCGCCGTGGACTCGGATAGCGTGGGCGCTCCAAGCAAAAGACTAAGGTTAATTCCTAGCTAGCATTCCTAATTTACCCCAAACGGATCGAGTGGTCATGATATCTGAACAAGGATGCTCGATCGTGTTCCTGAATCATATATGTCGATGACATCTTGCAGATTTCTTAATCGTGCCGCCATGATCACTGCAAGCGACAACTTCTTGGAGACATCTGGTGCCGGTCATGGCACTAGCGGCTCGCGGCAGCAGTGCACGGTCCAGCAAGTAGAGGACCTCAAGTCCCTGCTCGCCGTCTTCCCGCTATGGTCCTCTGGCATAATGCTAAGCGTGTCCATCGGGGTGATGATCGGCATGATCATCCTGCAGGCTCTCACCATGGACCGCTCCGTTGGCCACCACCGCTTCAAGATCCCGGCAGGGTCCATGGGTGTCTGCTCGGTCGCTGCCTTCATCGCAGTCACCCCGGTTCTGGACCGGGTCGCCTTCCCGCTCTGGCGTAGGATCGCCGGCGTGCCTCCCTCTGCCCTGCAGCGCGTGGGCCTTGGTCACGTGGTGAACGTTGCAGGCATGGTGGTCGCGGCGGTGGTGGAGCGTCGAAGGCTGACCATCGTGCACCTGCTCCATGGCGAGGCAGCGGCTGGGTGGGTTACCCCCATGTCCGTCTTGTGGCTCGTCTTCCCTATTGCTATCGTTGGCATCGGGGAGGCCCTCCAC
This Lolium perenne isolate Kyuss_39 chromosome 1, Kyuss_2.0, whole genome shotgun sequence DNA region includes the following protein-coding sequences:
- the LOC127315832 gene encoding protein NRT1/ PTR FAMILY 2.7, giving the protein MEDNESSPKYELTPLDHEAHPKGDTKRGGWITLPFIAGSMLAMGLAINGTTTNLQIYLIKEYSMESIDATQIAYIVRGSLYLVPLGGAILSDAYFGSFPVILAGAAINVLAFVLLTLSAALPSLRPPHCPTASAACQKGTPGQLAVMYGAMFLLAIGTGGTRFNMATMGADQFSSSRDQDTFFNWYFVFLYGSFLVGDTAIVYLQDGVSWALGFGVCLAAMAFSLLMLLMGTRFYRMPAPKGSPYSELACVVVAAVRKGRVDVGARYYVGNDAAAVDSDSVGAPSKRLRFLNRAAMITASDNFLETSGAGHGTSGSRQQCTVQQVEDLKSLLAVFPLWSSGIMLSVSIGVMIGMIILQALTMDRSVGHHRFKIPAGSMGVCSVAAFIAVTPVLDRVAFPLWRRIAGVPPSALQRVGLGHVVNVAGMVVAAVVERRRLTIVHLLHGEAAAGWVTPMSVLWLVFPIAIVGIGEALHFPGNMAFYYMEFPKALRSLATAMAPLLIAMGFYLSTLFVDVVRRVTAWLPGNINQGRLDNMYWTLAAAATINFGYFLLCAGRYKYQNQSTTMADC